From Dermochelys coriacea isolate rDerCor1 chromosome 8, rDerCor1.pri.v4, whole genome shotgun sequence, the proteins below share one genomic window:
- the HNRNPH1 gene encoding heterogeneous nuclear ribonucleoprotein H isoform X19 — translation MSTEGESEPSLASSMMLNTEGGEGFVVKVRGLPWSCSAEEVQRFFSECKIQNGASGIRFIYTREGRPSGEAFVELETEDDVKLALKKDRETMGHRYVEVFKSNNVEMDWVLKHTGPNSPDTANDGFVRLRGLPFGCSKEEIVQFFSGLEIVPNGITLPVDFQGRSTGEAFVQFASQEIAEKALKKHKERIGHRYIEIFKSSRAEVRTHYDPPRKLLAMQRPGPYDRPGVGRGYNSLGRGSGFERMRRGAYGGGYGGYDDYNGYSDGYGFGSDRFGRDLEWTLLSTGMSDHRYGDASSTFQSTTGHCVHMRGLPYRATENDIYNFFSPLNPVRVHIEIGPDGRVTGEADVEFATHEDAVAAMSKDKANMQHRYVELFLNSTAGGSGGAYGSQMMGAMVKESEGVVQDWNTSTLPGNQSTYGANQQLSGGYGAGYGTQSSMSGYGNQSAMNSSYYSSGNRASMGVNGMGGMSNMSNMSAGWGM, via the exons ATGT CGACGGAAGGCGAATCGGAGCCGAGTCTTGCTTCCAGCATGATGCTGAACACGGAGGGCGGCGAGGGCTTCGTAGTGAAGGTGCGCGGGCTGCCTTGGTCCTGCTCCGCCGAGGAGGTCCAGCGATTCTTCTCGG AATGCAAAATTCAAAATGGAGCCTCGGGTATCCGTTTCATCTACACAAGAGAAGGCAGACCAAGCGGAGAAGCTTTTGTTGAACTTGAAACGGAAGATGATGTGAAATTGGCACTGAAGAAAGACAGAGAAACAATGGGACACAGATATGTTGAAG TTTTCAAGTCAAACAACGTTGAAATGGATTGGGTTCTGAAGCATACTGGTCCTAACAGCCCTGATACTGCTAATGATGGTTTTGTACGTCTTAGAGGACTCCCATTTGGCTGTAGCAAAGAAGAAATTGTACAGTTCTTTTCAG GGTTGGAAATCGTGCCAAATGGGATAACATTGCCGGTGGACTTCCAGGGGAGGAGTACGGGGGAGGCCTTCGTGCAGTTTGCTTCACAGGAAATAGCTGAAAAGGCTCTAAAGAAACACAAGGAGAGAATAGGGCAcag GTATATTGAAATCTTCAAGAGTAGTCGAGCAGAAGTGCGTACTCATTATGATCCTCCCCGCAAACTACTGGCCATGCAGAGGCCAGGTCCTTATGACAGGCCTGGTGTTGGAAGGGGCTATAACAGTCTTGGTAGAGGAAGTGGTTTTGAAAGAATGAGACGTGGAGCTTATGGTGGAG GTTATGGAGGCTATGATGACTACAATGGATATAGTGATGGCTATGGCTTTGGTTCTGATAGATTTGGACGAG ATCTAGAATGGACTCTTCTCTCCACAGGCATGTCTGACCACAGATATGGAGACGCAAGTTCTACTTTCCAAAGCACAACTGGTCATTGCGTACACATGAGAGGATTACCTTACAGAGCTACAGAGAACGACATTTATAAC TTCTTCTCACCTCTGAACCCTGTAAGAGTCCACATTGAAATTGGACCAGATGGTAGAGTGACCGGAGAGGCAGATGTTGAGTTTGCTACTCATGAGGATGCTGTGGCCGCCATGTCCAAAGACAAAGCAAATATGC AACACAGATATGTAGAACTCTTCTTGAATTCTACAGCAGGAGGAAGTGGTGGTGCATATGGCAGCCAAATGATGGGAGCAATGG TCAAGGAATCGGAAGGGGTAGTTCAAGATTGGAACACTAGCACATTGCCAG GAAACCAATCCACTTATGGTGCTAAtcagcagctgagtgggggttaTGGAGCTGGCTATGGCACTCAAAGCAGTATGAGTGGATATg GTAATCAAAGCGCAATGAACAGTAGCTACTACAGCAGTGGGAACCGTGCGTCCATGGGAGTGAATGGAATGGGCGGGATGTCCAACATGTCCAATATGAGTGCTGGCTGGGGAATGTAA
- the HNRNPH1 gene encoding heterogeneous nuclear ribonucleoprotein H isoform X20: MSTEGESEPSLASSMMLNTEGGEGFVVKVRGLPWSCSAEEVQRFFSECKIQNGASGIRFIYTREGRPSGEAFVELETEDDVKLALKKDRETMGHRYVEVFKSNNVEMDWVLKHTGPNSPDTANDGFVRLRGLPFGCSKEEIVQFFSGLEIVPNGITLPVDFQGRSTGEAFVQFASQEIAEKALKKHKERIGHRYIEIFKSSRAEVRTHYDPPRKLLAMQRPGPYDRPGVGRGYNSLGRGSGFERMRRGAYGGGYGGYDDYNGYSDGYGFGSDRFGREWTLLSTGMSDHRYGDASSTFQSTTGHCVHMRGLPYRATENDIYNFFSPLNPVRVHIEIGPDGRVTGEADVEFATHEDAVAAMSKDKANMQHRYVELFLNSTAGGSGGAYGSQMMGAMVKESEGVVQDWNTSTLPGNQSTYGANQQLSGGYGAGYGTQSSMSGYGNQSAMNSSYYSSGNRASMGVNGMGGMSNMSNMSAGWGM, translated from the exons ATGT CGACGGAAGGCGAATCGGAGCCGAGTCTTGCTTCCAGCATGATGCTGAACACGGAGGGCGGCGAGGGCTTCGTAGTGAAGGTGCGCGGGCTGCCTTGGTCCTGCTCCGCCGAGGAGGTCCAGCGATTCTTCTCGG AATGCAAAATTCAAAATGGAGCCTCGGGTATCCGTTTCATCTACACAAGAGAAGGCAGACCAAGCGGAGAAGCTTTTGTTGAACTTGAAACGGAAGATGATGTGAAATTGGCACTGAAGAAAGACAGAGAAACAATGGGACACAGATATGTTGAAG TTTTCAAGTCAAACAACGTTGAAATGGATTGGGTTCTGAAGCATACTGGTCCTAACAGCCCTGATACTGCTAATGATGGTTTTGTACGTCTTAGAGGACTCCCATTTGGCTGTAGCAAAGAAGAAATTGTACAGTTCTTTTCAG GGTTGGAAATCGTGCCAAATGGGATAACATTGCCGGTGGACTTCCAGGGGAGGAGTACGGGGGAGGCCTTCGTGCAGTTTGCTTCACAGGAAATAGCTGAAAAGGCTCTAAAGAAACACAAGGAGAGAATAGGGCAcag GTATATTGAAATCTTCAAGAGTAGTCGAGCAGAAGTGCGTACTCATTATGATCCTCCCCGCAAACTACTGGCCATGCAGAGGCCAGGTCCTTATGACAGGCCTGGTGTTGGAAGGGGCTATAACAGTCTTGGTAGAGGAAGTGGTTTTGAAAGAATGAGACGTGGAGCTTATGGTGGAG GTTATGGAGGCTATGATGACTACAATGGATATAGTGATGGCTATGGCTTTGGTTCTGATAGATTTGGACGAG AATGGACTCTTCTCTCCACAGGCATGTCTGACCACAGATATGGAGACGCAAGTTCTACTTTCCAAAGCACAACTGGTCATTGCGTACACATGAGAGGATTACCTTACAGAGCTACAGAGAACGACATTTATAAC TTCTTCTCACCTCTGAACCCTGTAAGAGTCCACATTGAAATTGGACCAGATGGTAGAGTGACCGGAGAGGCAGATGTTGAGTTTGCTACTCATGAGGATGCTGTGGCCGCCATGTCCAAAGACAAAGCAAATATGC AACACAGATATGTAGAACTCTTCTTGAATTCTACAGCAGGAGGAAGTGGTGGTGCATATGGCAGCCAAATGATGGGAGCAATGG TCAAGGAATCGGAAGGGGTAGTTCAAGATTGGAACACTAGCACATTGCCAG GAAACCAATCCACTTATGGTGCTAAtcagcagctgagtgggggttaTGGAGCTGGCTATGGCACTCAAAGCAGTATGAGTGGATATg GTAATCAAAGCGCAATGAACAGTAGCTACTACAGCAGTGGGAACCGTGCGTCCATGGGAGTGAATGGAATGGGCGGGATGTCCAACATGTCCAATATGAGTGCTGGCTGGGGAATGTAA
- the HNRNPH1 gene encoding heterogeneous nuclear ribonucleoprotein H isoform X22: MSTEGESEPSLASSMMLNTEGGEGFVVKVRGLPWSCSAEEVQRFFSECKIQNGASGIRFIYTREGRPSGEAFVELETEDDVKLALKKDRETMGHRYVEVFKSNNVEMDWVLKHTGPNSPDTANDGFVRLRGLPFGCSKEEIVQFFSGLEIVPNGITLPVDFQGRSTGEAFVQFASQEIAEKALKKHKERIGHRYIEIFKSSRAEVRTHYDPPRKLLAMQRPGPYDRPGVGRGYNSLGRGSGFERMRRGAYGGGYGGYDDYNGYSDGYGFGSDRFGRGMSDHRYGDASSTFQSTTGHCVHMRGLPYRATENDIYNFFSPLNPVRVHIEIGPDGRVTGEADVEFATHEDAVAAMSKDKANMQHRYVELFLNSTAGGSGGAYGSQMMGAMVKESEGVVQDWNTSTLPGNQSTYGANQQLSGGYGAGYGTQSSMSGYGNQSAMNSSYYSSGNRASMGVNGMGGMSNMSNMSAGWGM, translated from the exons ATGT CGACGGAAGGCGAATCGGAGCCGAGTCTTGCTTCCAGCATGATGCTGAACACGGAGGGCGGCGAGGGCTTCGTAGTGAAGGTGCGCGGGCTGCCTTGGTCCTGCTCCGCCGAGGAGGTCCAGCGATTCTTCTCGG AATGCAAAATTCAAAATGGAGCCTCGGGTATCCGTTTCATCTACACAAGAGAAGGCAGACCAAGCGGAGAAGCTTTTGTTGAACTTGAAACGGAAGATGATGTGAAATTGGCACTGAAGAAAGACAGAGAAACAATGGGACACAGATATGTTGAAG TTTTCAAGTCAAACAACGTTGAAATGGATTGGGTTCTGAAGCATACTGGTCCTAACAGCCCTGATACTGCTAATGATGGTTTTGTACGTCTTAGAGGACTCCCATTTGGCTGTAGCAAAGAAGAAATTGTACAGTTCTTTTCAG GGTTGGAAATCGTGCCAAATGGGATAACATTGCCGGTGGACTTCCAGGGGAGGAGTACGGGGGAGGCCTTCGTGCAGTTTGCTTCACAGGAAATAGCTGAAAAGGCTCTAAAGAAACACAAGGAGAGAATAGGGCAcag GTATATTGAAATCTTCAAGAGTAGTCGAGCAGAAGTGCGTACTCATTATGATCCTCCCCGCAAACTACTGGCCATGCAGAGGCCAGGTCCTTATGACAGGCCTGGTGTTGGAAGGGGCTATAACAGTCTTGGTAGAGGAAGTGGTTTTGAAAGAATGAGACGTGGAGCTTATGGTGGAG GTTATGGAGGCTATGATGACTACAATGGATATAGTGATGGCTATGGCTTTGGTTCTGATAGATTTGGACGAG GCATGTCTGACCACAGATATGGAGACGCAAGTTCTACTTTCCAAAGCACAACTGGTCATTGCGTACACATGAGAGGATTACCTTACAGAGCTACAGAGAACGACATTTATAAC TTCTTCTCACCTCTGAACCCTGTAAGAGTCCACATTGAAATTGGACCAGATGGTAGAGTGACCGGAGAGGCAGATGTTGAGTTTGCTACTCATGAGGATGCTGTGGCCGCCATGTCCAAAGACAAAGCAAATATGC AACACAGATATGTAGAACTCTTCTTGAATTCTACAGCAGGAGGAAGTGGTGGTGCATATGGCAGCCAAATGATGGGAGCAATGG TCAAGGAATCGGAAGGGGTAGTTCAAGATTGGAACACTAGCACATTGCCAG GAAACCAATCCACTTATGGTGCTAAtcagcagctgagtgggggttaTGGAGCTGGCTATGGCACTCAAAGCAGTATGAGTGGATATg GTAATCAAAGCGCAATGAACAGTAGCTACTACAGCAGTGGGAACCGTGCGTCCATGGGAGTGAATGGAATGGGCGGGATGTCCAACATGTCCAATATGAGTGCTGGCTGGGGAATGTAA